From the genome of Bacteroides sp. MSB163, one region includes:
- a CDS encoding DUF2264 domain-containing protein, giving the protein MNKITLYLFTILFLFSSADLCAKQKKKGKEISDREMWYKIMYRMAAPVLSNMSEGKLQENMQLELSPTWDGRDKRVSYMECFGRLMAGVAPWLSLPDDDSAESRQRKQLRIWALKSYKNAVDPSSPDYLLWSENFQTLVDAAYIAESFIRGYDSLWMPLDNITKERYITQFISLRRINPLYTNWLLFTSTIEAFLHKVEGKADYYRIDSALRKVSEWYIGDGWYSDGPSFAFDYYNSFVIHPMLFECMEVLTNGGKIKREWAGTTFLHATKRMQRYSVILEHLISPEGTFPVFGRSITYRTGVLQPLALVAWKELLPKELSNGQVRAAMTAVIQRMFADERNFNENGFLTLGFNGKQPDTANVYTNNGSLYLASLAFLPLGLPADHSFWTAPAESWTSKKAWEGEDFPKDHTYYEKFHMNYQ; this is encoded by the coding sequence ATGAATAAGATTACTTTATATTTGTTTACAATATTATTTTTATTTTCTTCTGCCGACTTATGTGCTAAACAGAAGAAAAAAGGGAAAGAAATATCAGACCGTGAGATGTGGTATAAAATCATGTATCGAATGGCAGCGCCAGTATTAAGCAATATGAGTGAAGGAAAGTTGCAGGAGAATATGCAGCTTGAACTTAGCCCTACTTGGGACGGACGCGATAAACGTGTCTCTTATATGGAATGTTTTGGCCGCCTGATGGCCGGAGTTGCACCCTGGCTTTCGTTGCCCGATGATGATTCAGCAGAAAGCAGGCAAAGAAAGCAATTAAGGATTTGGGCTTTAAAGAGTTATAAAAATGCTGTTGATCCGTCATCTCCAGACTATTTACTATGGAGTGAAAATTTTCAGACCTTAGTTGATGCTGCTTATATTGCAGAAAGCTTTATCCGTGGTTATGATTCGCTTTGGATGCCACTTGACAATATCACTAAAGAACGCTATATAACCCAATTTATTTCCTTGCGGCGTATCAATCCACTGTACACCAATTGGTTACTCTTCACTTCAACCATAGAAGCTTTTCTTCACAAAGTGGAAGGAAAAGCCGACTACTACCGTATTGACTCTGCTTTGCGCAAAGTTTCAGAATGGTACATTGGCGATGGATGGTATTCGGATGGGCCTTCGTTTGCATTCGACTATTATAATAGTTTTGTCATTCACCCTATGCTATTCGAATGCATGGAAGTACTTACCAATGGCGGAAAAATTAAACGGGAATGGGCAGGGACCACATTTTTGCATGCCACCAAGCGTATGCAGCGTTACAGTGTAATTTTGGAACATCTTATATCTCCTGAAGGTACATTTCCTGTATTTGGGCGCTCCATCACTTATCGAACCGGCGTACTCCAACCTTTAGCCTTGGTAGCTTGGAAAGAGCTATTGCCTAAAGAGCTCAGTAATGGTCAAGTAAGAGCGGCAATGACTGCTGTTATCCAACGAATGTTTGCCGATGAACGAAATTTCAATGAAAATGGATTTCTGACGCTTGGCTTCAACGGCAAACAACCCGATACTGCCAATGTATATACTAATAATGGAAGCCTTTATTTAGCGTCATTGGCATTCTTGCCATTAGGGCTACCGGCTGATCATTCATTCTGGACAGCACCAGCTGAATCATGGACATCAAAGAAGGCTTGGGAAGGTGAGGATTTCCCTAAAGATCATACATATTATGAGAAGTTCCACATGAACTATCAATAA
- a CDS encoding glycoside hydrolase family 88 protein: MHYIKYILGILILLVASCNNKKESTETAEEVLEIIHRVNQQYQSTHKAQVRSFWDDAVYHTGNMEVYALTGNKSYMQYSIDWAEYNQWKGATGNNKSEWLSTYGETPEYVLFGDWQICFQTYADLYKLNADTMKIARAREVMEYQMSTLKLDYWHWVDALYMVMPVMVKMYDITQNPLYLEKLYQYLATTDSIMYDTEAGLYYRDAKYLYPVHQTINGKKDFWARGNGWAFAALAKVLKQLPTNDKYRPEYIARYQAMAKALATCQQPEGYWTRSLIDPNQAPGAETSGTALFTYSYLWGINNGLLDANTYLPIAEKSWKYLKTVALQADGKIGYIQPIGEKAIPGQIVDADSYYNFGVGVFLLAACERVRFLK, encoded by the coding sequence ATGCATTACATAAAATATATATTAGGAATTCTTATATTATTAGTTGCTTCATGCAACAATAAGAAAGAAAGTACTGAAACCGCAGAAGAAGTGTTGGAGATTATCCATCGAGTAAATCAGCAATATCAATCTACCCACAAAGCACAAGTCCGCTCATTTTGGGATGACGCCGTTTATCATACCGGAAATATGGAAGTTTATGCGCTGACCGGAAATAAAAGCTATATGCAATATTCCATTGATTGGGCTGAATACAATCAATGGAAAGGTGCTACTGGCAACAATAAGTCAGAATGGCTAAGCACTTATGGTGAAACACCGGAATATGTGCTTTTTGGAGATTGGCAAATCTGCTTTCAGACCTACGCGGATCTATATAAACTTAATGCAGACACAATGAAAATAGCCCGTGCCCGAGAAGTGATGGAATATCAAATGTCTACACTTAAACTTGATTACTGGCATTGGGTAGATGCCCTTTACATGGTAATGCCAGTCATGGTGAAGATGTATGACATAACACAGAATCCATTGTATCTGGAAAAGTTGTATCAATATTTAGCAACTACAGATAGTATAATGTATGACACCGAAGCCGGACTTTACTATCGGGATGCCAAATATTTATATCCAGTTCATCAGACAATTAATGGTAAAAAGGATTTTTGGGCACGTGGAAATGGATGGGCATTCGCTGCATTAGCTAAAGTATTGAAACAATTGCCGACTAACGACAAATACCGCCCAGAATATATTGCTCGATACCAAGCCATGGCTAAAGCTTTGGCTACCTGCCAGCAACCCGAAGGATATTGGACACGCAGCCTTATTGATCCTAACCAAGCGCCGGGAGCTGAGACAAGCGGAACAGCCCTTTTTACCTACAGTTATCTGTGGGGAATTAATAATGGACTACTTGATGCGAACACCTATTTACCAATAGCAGAAAAATCATGGAAATACCTAAAAACTGTGGCATTACAAGCTGATGGAAAGATAGGATATATTCAACCTATCGGCGAAAAGGCCATCCCTGGACAAATAGTTGATGCAGATTCATATTACAATTTTGGAGTGGGAGTGTTTTTGCTCGCCGCTTGCGAACGGGTACGCTTTTTAAAATAA